In one Arthrobacter jinronghuae genomic region, the following are encoded:
- a CDS encoding ABC transporter permease, protein MSTATTSKNPASSPAASSGSGLSFLRVLKSEWIKITTVPSTVILLAITVVVMVGLAALAAWGTAQIVNEFGGGAGSPEAAQAGPPAADSLVPEIPASGLFFGQLLIASLAVVLIASEWGTGMIRSTFSAVPKRIPALLAKNLLIALISFVVGAGAAFISFLVAQPILGSADLTLSLDDDGVLASILNTGTCLALIAVFAMAIGTLLRNTAGGVVTAIGIIFVLPLVVAIVENLADWIPDAARFLPSNAGTQLVTAGPIADGALTQLQGGLVLAAWAAVLLIASLVVTKKRDV, encoded by the coding sequence ATGAGTACCGCTACAACATCCAAGAATCCCGCGTCATCGCCGGCGGCCTCCTCCGGCTCCGGGCTGAGCTTCCTCCGGGTCCTGAAATCCGAGTGGATCAAGATCACTACGGTCCCTTCCACCGTAATCCTCCTGGCCATCACCGTGGTGGTGATGGTCGGACTCGCAGCTCTCGCTGCCTGGGGCACAGCCCAGATTGTCAATGAATTCGGCGGCGGCGCCGGCAGCCCGGAAGCAGCGCAGGCCGGGCCGCCTGCGGCCGACAGCCTGGTTCCGGAGATCCCCGCCAGCGGACTCTTCTTCGGCCAGTTGCTCATCGCTTCCCTCGCGGTGGTGCTTATCGCCTCGGAATGGGGCACCGGAATGATCCGCTCCACCTTCAGTGCTGTTCCGAAGCGCATTCCGGCGCTGCTGGCAAAGAACCTGCTTATCGCCCTGATTTCCTTCGTGGTTGGCGCCGGTGCCGCCTTCATTTCCTTCCTGGTGGCCCAGCCGATCCTGGGCAGCGCGGACCTCACCCTGTCCCTGGATGATGACGGAGTGCTTGCCAGCATCCTCAACACCGGAACGTGCCTGGCGCTGATCGCCGTGTTTGCCATGGCAATCGGAACCTTGCTGCGGAACACAGCCGGAGGTGTGGTGACTGCCATCGGCATCATCTTTGTCCTGCCCCTCGTTGTGGCCATCGTGGAGAACCTGGCGGACTGGATTCCGGACGCCGCACGGTTCCTGCCGAGCAACGCGGGAACCCAGCTGGTGACGGCCGGCCCGATTGCGGACGGAGCCCTCACCCAGCTGCAGGGCGGCCTGGTCCTCGCAGCCTGGGCAGCTGTACTGCTGATCGCTTCCCTGGTCGTAACCAAGAAACGGGACGTCTAG
- a CDS encoding ABC transporter ATP-binding protein codes for MIEASGLSKHYGGKTAVDNVSFTVQPGKVTGFLGPNGAGKSTTMRMIVGLDRPTSGRVLVNGKPYARHKAPLREVGALLDAKAVHTKRSAYNHLRAMAATHGISAKRVNEVIELTGLGPVAKKRVGGFSLGMGQRLGIASALLGDPHTVILDEPVNGLDPEGVLWVRHLARGLAAEGRTVFLSSHLMSEMAQTADHLIVIGRGRIIADAPIAEIIAGQNKVRVLVRTDSPGELLQALAGPGVSGVEKESGLLEVTGAGPRTIAEAALDRRILVYELTPLQVSLEDAYMELTRDDVEYRSQDLPQELTAAGTASGKGN; via the coding sequence ATGATCGAGGCATCCGGCCTCTCGAAGCACTACGGCGGCAAAACCGCTGTCGACAATGTTTCCTTTACTGTCCAGCCCGGCAAGGTCACCGGTTTCCTGGGTCCCAACGGGGCCGGTAAATCGACCACCATGCGCATGATTGTGGGTCTGGACCGTCCAACTTCGGGCCGGGTGCTGGTCAACGGCAAACCCTATGCCCGGCACAAGGCACCGCTGCGCGAGGTCGGTGCCCTGCTCGACGCGAAAGCCGTCCACACCAAGCGCAGCGCGTACAACCACCTGCGGGCCATGGCGGCCACCCACGGCATTTCCGCCAAGCGGGTGAACGAAGTCATTGAGCTCACCGGCCTGGGCCCGGTAGCCAAGAAACGGGTAGGCGGCTTCTCCCTGGGCATGGGGCAGCGGCTTGGAATTGCATCGGCGCTGCTGGGAGACCCGCACACGGTCATCCTGGACGAGCCGGTCAACGGACTCGATCCGGAAGGTGTCCTCTGGGTCCGCCACCTGGCCCGGGGGCTGGCCGCGGAAGGCCGCACCGTGTTCCTCTCGTCCCACCTGATGAGTGAAATGGCGCAGACCGCGGACCACCTGATTGTGATCGGCCGCGGCCGGATCATTGCCGATGCGCCCATCGCCGAGATCATTGCCGGCCAGAACAAGGTCCGCGTCCTGGTCCGTACGGACAGCCCGGGCGAACTGCTCCAAGCGCTGGCCGGGCCGGGAGTCAGCGGCGTGGAGAAGGAATCCGGGCTGCTGGAGGTCACGGGTGCGGGACCACGCACGATCGCCGAGGCCGCCCTGGACCGCCGGATCCTGGTGTACGAACTGACGCCCCTGCAGGTTTCCCTCGAGGACGCCTACATGGAGCTGACCCGAGACGACGTCGAATACCGGTCCCAGGACCTCCCGCAGGAGCTAACCGCCGCGGGAACTGCCTCCGGGAAGGGGAACTAG
- a CDS encoding ABC transporter ATP-binding protein: MIEARSLAKVFGGKTAVDGITFDVQPGKVTGFLGPNGAGKSTTMRMIMGLDYPTAGSVAVNGRPYAEHKAPLREVGALLEAKAVHPKRTAYNHLRALAASHGIPKERITEVIELTGLGAAANKRVGGFSMGMGQRLGIAAALLGDPRTLIFDEPVNGLDPEGVQWVRHLARGLAAEGRTVFISSHLMSEMAVTADHLIVIGRGRILADAPMDQVLAGTGRERTLVRADDVDALAAAIGSDGVEVRRPAPGQLEILGLSARGIAEAALSRRILVTELTPRQASLEDAYMELTRGEVEYQSRDIHEDGRGNP, translated from the coding sequence ATGATTGAGGCCCGCAGTCTCGCTAAGGTCTTCGGCGGCAAGACTGCCGTCGACGGCATCACCTTCGATGTCCAGCCCGGCAAGGTCACCGGCTTCCTCGGCCCGAACGGGGCAGGTAAGTCGACCACCATGCGCATGATCATGGGGCTGGACTATCCCACCGCCGGCAGCGTGGCGGTCAACGGCCGGCCTTACGCCGAGCACAAGGCGCCTCTGCGGGAGGTCGGTGCGCTCTTGGAGGCGAAGGCTGTCCACCCTAAGCGGACGGCCTACAACCATCTGCGGGCGCTCGCCGCCAGCCACGGCATCCCCAAGGAACGCATCACCGAGGTCATCGAACTGACGGGCCTCGGTGCGGCGGCCAACAAGCGCGTGGGCGGTTTCTCCATGGGGATGGGCCAGCGGCTGGGAATCGCGGCGGCGTTGTTGGGAGATCCCCGCACGCTCATCTTCGACGAGCCGGTCAACGGCCTGGACCCGGAGGGCGTGCAGTGGGTCCGCCATCTTGCGAGGGGCCTGGCCGCGGAGGGCCGCACGGTGTTCATTTCCTCGCACCTGATGAGCGAGATGGCAGTCACCGCTGACCACTTGATCGTGATCGGCCGCGGCAGGATCCTGGCGGATGCGCCCATGGACCAGGTCCTCGCCGGTACCGGCCGTGAACGCACCTTGGTGCGCGCGGACGACGTCGATGCCCTGGCAGCGGCAATAGGTTCGGACGGCGTGGAAGTACGCCGCCCGGCACCGGGTCAGCTCGAAATCCTCGGGCTGTCCGCCCGCGGCATTGCCGAAGCCGCGCTGTCGCGGCGGATCCTGGTCACTGAGCTGACCCCGCGGCAGGCATCCCTGGAGGACGCCTATATGGAGTTGACCCGCGGAGAGGTCGAGTACCAGTCCCGGGATATCCATGAGGACGGTCGGGGAAATCCCTAG
- a CDS encoding ABC transporter permease has product MSAAVSATGIRAGTPSLPARWIGDGWTVTKRNLIKIKRSPDMIIFAVLQPIMFVLLFSQVYGGSIAVAGTDYTQFLMAGIFAQTVVFGSTFSGSAMAQDLKEGIIDRFRTLPMSPSAVLIGRTNADLALNAISMVIMMGTGLLVGWRVNTTPGRFLAAIALLLLFSYAFSWVMALLGMSVRSPETINNASFMILFPITFISNAFVQSSNLPGPLQTFADWNPVSALVQAVRELFGNLGTAPVPDTWPMQNAVATVLIGAVVMLVIFVPLAVRKFESISSR; this is encoded by the coding sequence ATGAGTGCGGCAGTATCGGCCACCGGCATCCGGGCCGGCACCCCAAGCCTTCCGGCACGTTGGATCGGGGACGGTTGGACGGTCACCAAGCGGAACCTGATCAAGATCAAGCGCTCACCGGACATGATCATCTTCGCCGTCCTGCAGCCGATCATGTTCGTGCTGCTGTTCAGCCAGGTCTACGGCGGGTCCATTGCTGTTGCGGGAACGGACTACACCCAGTTCCTGATGGCAGGCATCTTTGCCCAAACCGTGGTGTTCGGGTCCACGTTCTCCGGCTCCGCCATGGCACAGGACCTGAAGGAGGGGATCATTGACCGGTTCCGGACCCTGCCGATGAGCCCGTCCGCGGTGCTGATCGGCAGGACCAACGCCGACCTGGCGCTGAACGCGATCTCCATGGTCATCATGATGGGTACCGGCCTGCTGGTGGGCTGGCGGGTGAACACCACACCCGGGCGGTTCCTGGCCGCCATCGCGCTGCTTTTGCTGTTCTCCTACGCCTTCAGCTGGGTCATGGCCCTGCTGGGTATGTCGGTGCGTTCACCGGAGACAATCAACAACGCGTCCTTTATGATCCTGTTTCCCATCACCTTTATCTCCAACGCGTTTGTGCAGAGTTCCAACCTTCCCGGCCCGCTGCAGACTTTTGCGGACTGGAACCCGGTCTCGGCACTTGTGCAGGCCGTGCGGGAGCTGTTCGGCAACCTCGGCACCGCCCCCGTGCCGGACACCTGGCCGATGCAGAACGCCGTTGCCACGGTGCTGATCGGCGCGGTTGTAATGCTCGTGATTTTCGTGCCGCTGGCAGTGCGGAAGTTCGAGTCGATCAGCTCCCGGTAG
- a CDS encoding ATP-binding cassette domain-containing protein has product MSFSPQSAPLISAEGLTKVYSSKSGPVQALDGLDITVPEGTVTALLGPNGAGKTTAVKVLTTLIRPNSGTAVIDGIDVLSDPKEVRRIIGVSGQYSAVDENLTGIENLDMVGHLYHLPARRAKERAIELIDMFELSDAGNRPVKGYSGGMRRRLDLAGALVNQPRVLFLDEPTTGLDPRSRIALWGVITDLVARGTTLLLTTQYLEEADQLADKVAVIDEGKVIAEGTSDDLKAQIGGHRVAVALHRQEDADEALSILGRHGSGDPHVSGDGRTLEVAVVDGPAALQRILSELEAGSIELHDAGIRRPTLDDVFLQLTGKPAEADSETEKEEARP; this is encoded by the coding sequence ATGTCCTTTTCACCACAGTCCGCGCCGTTGATTTCCGCCGAGGGGCTGACCAAGGTCTACTCCTCGAAATCCGGTCCCGTGCAAGCGCTGGACGGACTGGATATCACTGTCCCCGAAGGAACGGTGACGGCTTTGCTGGGCCCCAACGGGGCCGGGAAAACGACGGCCGTCAAGGTCCTGACCACCCTGATCCGGCCCAATTCGGGCACGGCCGTCATTGACGGCATCGACGTCCTCTCCGACCCCAAGGAAGTACGCCGCATCATTGGAGTGTCCGGCCAGTACTCCGCCGTGGACGAAAACCTCACCGGGATCGAAAACCTGGACATGGTGGGGCATTTGTACCACCTGCCCGCCCGGCGCGCGAAGGAACGGGCAATCGAACTCATCGACATGTTCGAGCTGTCCGACGCCGGCAACCGTCCAGTTAAGGGCTATTCCGGCGGCATGCGCCGCCGCCTTGACCTCGCCGGCGCCCTGGTGAACCAACCCCGGGTCCTGTTCCTAGACGAACCGACAACGGGGCTGGATCCGCGGTCCAGGATCGCACTGTGGGGCGTCATCACCGACCTCGTGGCCCGGGGGACCACCCTGCTGCTGACCACACAGTACCTGGAGGAAGCGGACCAGCTGGCAGACAAGGTGGCCGTGATCGACGAGGGGAAGGTTATTGCCGAGGGCACCTCCGATGACCTGAAGGCACAGATCGGCGGGCACCGCGTGGCGGTGGCGCTGCATCGCCAGGAGGATGCTGACGAAGCGCTGTCCATCCTGGGCCGGCACGGCTCCGGGGATCCGCACGTTTCCGGCGACGGCCGCACGCTGGAGGTCGCCGTCGTCGACGGTCCCGCCGCGCTCCAGCGCATCCTGTCCGAGCTGGAGGCCGGCAGCATCGAACTGCATGACGCCGGCATCCGCCGCCCAACCCTGGACGACGTTTTCCTGCAGCTCACCGGCAAGCCGGCCGAAGCGGACAGCGAAACGGAGAAAGAGGAGGCACGCCCATGA
- a CDS encoding MFS transporter, with product MNENSAQPLNDAAPRHETALNKALIAVFVIFGLNGLVFASWAARIPAAAEDLGIGAAGVGLLLLFSAIGSVAALPLAGSVAQRIGTAGTVRAGGITTSAASLAIAAGLSLGSIPLTGAGLLVFGVGIAGWDVAMNLEGADVERRVGRTVMPKFHGAFSAGAFVGAMIGAVLSWAGISLSLHLLGILTVVCIAVLIVPRNFLQLPHHASAGGADATANPSRFGAWREGRTLLIGVVVMGAALTEGAANDWVAKATVDGLGTSESAGAVMFGIFVAAMTLTRWFGARLIDRMGRVPALRVCMSASLAGLLLFVFAPNLGLAALGAVLWGIGAALGFPMGMSAAGEDPVHAAGRVSVVSTIGYMAFFVGPPVLGFLGEHWGVRNALLVVGAAMLVSIAFAPAAAEQKAEPESA from the coding sequence GTGAACGAAAACAGTGCGCAGCCCCTCAACGATGCCGCCCCCCGGCACGAAACAGCCCTGAATAAAGCACTCATTGCCGTCTTCGTAATCTTCGGCCTCAACGGCCTGGTGTTTGCCAGCTGGGCGGCCCGCATTCCGGCCGCCGCCGAGGATCTGGGCATCGGTGCCGCCGGCGTCGGCCTGCTCCTGCTCTTTTCGGCCATCGGATCCGTGGCTGCGCTGCCGCTGGCCGGTTCGGTGGCGCAGCGCATCGGTACCGCAGGCACCGTGCGGGCCGGCGGCATTACGACGTCGGCGGCCTCCCTGGCTATTGCCGCCGGACTCAGTCTGGGGTCGATTCCGTTGACCGGTGCCGGCCTCCTGGTCTTCGGCGTTGGCATTGCCGGCTGGGATGTCGCCATGAACCTGGAGGGTGCCGACGTCGAACGCCGGGTGGGCCGGACAGTGATGCCCAAGTTCCACGGCGCGTTCAGCGCGGGGGCGTTCGTGGGCGCCATGATCGGTGCGGTGCTCTCCTGGGCGGGAATCTCGCTGTCCCTGCATCTGCTGGGAATCCTGACGGTGGTCTGCATCGCGGTGCTGATCGTGCCGCGGAACTTCCTCCAGCTGCCGCACCATGCTTCCGCCGGCGGGGCCGACGCGACGGCTAACCCCTCCCGGTTCGGCGCCTGGCGGGAGGGGCGGACGCTGCTGATCGGCGTCGTCGTTATGGGCGCAGCGCTCACCGAAGGTGCGGCAAATGACTGGGTGGCGAAGGCGACCGTGGACGGACTGGGCACCAGCGAGTCCGCCGGTGCCGTGATGTTCGGTATTTTCGTGGCCGCCATGACCCTCACCCGCTGGTTCGGCGCCCGGCTGATCGACCGGATGGGCCGCGTACCGGCGCTGCGGGTGTGCATGAGCGCCTCGCTCGCCGGCCTGCTGCTCTTCGTTTTCGCCCCGAACCTCGGGCTCGCCGCCCTCGGCGCCGTGCTGTGGGGCATCGGTGCGGCCCTGGGCTTCCCGATGGGCATGTCCGCCGCGGGGGAGGACCCCGTACATGCCGCCGGCCGGGTATCCGTGGTGTCCACCATCGGCTACATGGCCTTCTTTGTCGGCCCGCCGGTGCTGGGTTTCCTGGGCGAGCACTGGGGGGTGCGCAACGCCCTGCTGGTGGTGGGCGCGGCCATGCTGGTATCCATTGCTTTTGCTCCTGCCGCCGCCGAGCAGAAGGCCGAACCCGAATCCGCCTAA
- a CDS encoding ABC-F family ATP-binding cassette domain-containing protein, producing the protein MAHLDVSNIDYFLSDGRQLLNGVSFKVGDGHKTALIGPNGTGKTTLLRIIAGDLLPDEGTVSRSGNMGIMRQFVGQVRDDSTVRDLLVSAAPPALAAAAREVDAAELAMMEHDDEPTQMRYATAITEWGDVGGYEQETVWDEVTMAALGLPFDRAQYRKAATLSGGEQKRLVLEALFAGPDELLLLDEPDNYLDVPGKRWLEGKLAASKKSVLFVSHDRELLDNAATRIVTLEPGINGASAWIHGGAFGSYVKAREDRNARFEELRRRWDEEHLKLKELVNMYKNKAAFRSDMANRYHAAQTRLAKFLEAGPPEALPVEQNVKMRLRGGRTAKRAVVAEKLELTGLMKPFSTEIWFGDRVGVLGSNGSGKSHFLRLLALGGSDPDREHEPVSEVEIAPVPHAGSVKLGARIRPGFFAQTMMRPDLAERTLLDILHRGDEHRSGLGREAAAGALDRYGLASSSEQKFESLSGGQQARMQILLLELSGATLLLLDEPTDNLDLHSAEALEKAIDAFEGTVLAVTHDRWFARSFDRFLVFGSDGRVYESETPVWDEKRVERVR; encoded by the coding sequence GTGGCGCACCTCGACGTATCCAACATTGACTATTTCCTCTCCGACGGACGGCAGCTGCTCAACGGCGTCAGTTTCAAGGTCGGCGACGGGCATAAGACTGCCCTGATCGGCCCCAACGGCACCGGGAAAACCACCTTGCTGCGGATTATCGCCGGGGACCTGTTGCCGGACGAAGGCACGGTTTCACGGTCCGGGAACATGGGCATCATGCGCCAGTTCGTCGGGCAGGTCCGGGATGACAGCACGGTCCGCGACCTGCTCGTCTCGGCCGCGCCGCCGGCACTCGCTGCCGCTGCCCGCGAAGTGGACGCCGCCGAGCTGGCCATGATGGAGCACGACGACGAGCCCACCCAGATGCGCTACGCCACCGCCATCACCGAATGGGGCGACGTCGGCGGGTACGAGCAGGAGACCGTCTGGGACGAGGTGACCATGGCCGCGCTCGGCCTGCCCTTCGACCGGGCGCAGTACCGCAAGGCCGCAACCCTTTCCGGCGGCGAGCAGAAGCGGCTGGTCCTGGAAGCGCTTTTCGCCGGCCCCGACGAGCTCCTGCTCCTGGACGAACCGGACAACTACCTCGACGTGCCCGGCAAGCGCTGGCTCGAAGGAAAACTTGCCGCCTCCAAGAAATCGGTGCTGTTCGTCAGCCACGACCGGGAGCTGCTGGACAATGCCGCCACCCGCATCGTGACCCTGGAGCCGGGCATCAACGGCGCCTCCGCGTGGATCCACGGCGGCGCGTTCGGCAGCTACGTCAAAGCCAGGGAAGACCGCAACGCCCGGTTCGAGGAACTGCGCCGGCGCTGGGACGAGGAGCATCTCAAGCTCAAGGAACTCGTCAACATGTACAAAAACAAGGCCGCGTTCCGCTCCGACATGGCCAACCGCTACCACGCCGCCCAAACCCGGCTGGCTAAGTTCCTCGAAGCCGGCCCGCCGGAAGCCCTGCCCGTTGAACAGAACGTCAAGATGCGGCTGCGCGGGGGCCGCACGGCCAAGCGCGCCGTCGTCGCCGAGAAGCTGGAACTGACCGGACTGATGAAACCGTTCAGTACGGAAATCTGGTTCGGCGACCGGGTGGGGGTGCTCGGCTCCAACGGCTCCGGAAAATCCCACTTCCTGCGCCTGCTGGCACTGGGCGGCAGCGATCCGGATCGGGAACACGAGCCGGTGTCGGAGGTGGAGATCGCCCCGGTACCGCATGCCGGGTCGGTGAAGCTGGGTGCCCGCATCCGTCCCGGATTCTTCGCCCAGACCATGATGCGCCCGGACCTCGCCGAACGGACCCTGCTGGACATCCTGCACCGCGGCGATGAACACCGGTCCGGGCTGGGCCGCGAGGCAGCCGCGGGAGCCCTGGACCGCTACGGTCTGGCCTCCTCTTCGGAGCAGAAGTTCGAGTCCCTTTCCGGCGGCCAGCAGGCACGCATGCAGATCCTGCTCCTGGAGCTGTCCGGCGCCACCCTGCTCCTGCTGGACGAGCCCACCGACAACCTGGACCTGCACTCGGCCGAGGCGCTGGAAAAGGCTATTGACGCGTTTGAGGGGACCGTACTGGCGGTCACCCACGACCGCTGGTTTGCCCGCAGCTTCGACAGGTTCCTGGTGTTCGGCTCCGACGGCAGGGTCTACGAGTCCGAGACTCCGGTCTGGGACGAGAAACGCGTGGAGCGCGTGCGGTAG
- a CDS encoding putative quinol monooxygenase, protein MIFITVKFLVKPEWTERWPELTAGFTEATRAEPGNLWFDWSRSLENPNEFVLVEAFKDDAAAAHVQSDHFQQAMKDMVPALVETPKIINTVIEGEEWSRMGELTVE, encoded by the coding sequence ATGATCTTCATTACCGTCAAGTTCCTCGTCAAGCCCGAGTGGACCGAGCGTTGGCCGGAACTGACCGCAGGGTTCACCGAAGCCACCCGCGCAGAGCCCGGCAATCTCTGGTTTGACTGGTCCCGCAGCCTGGAAAACCCCAACGAGTTTGTCCTCGTCGAGGCGTTCAAGGACGACGCCGCGGCCGCCCACGTCCAGAGCGACCACTTCCAGCAGGCCATGAAGGACATGGTCCCGGCGCTGGTGGAAACCCCGAAGATCATCAACACCGTTATTGAGGGCGAAGAATGGTCGCGGATGGGTGAGCTGACGGTCGAGTAG
- a CDS encoding zinc ribbon domain-containing protein translates to MGDNNKVDYYGTGAGVYPASPTPGAGTENQQHWPKQQWPPTPGQSAKQGQAPPQADPKQRRTLMIAGGVTAAVLVALIVGGYFGFKHLNENVYGPQVLAEEYLQAIVDGDVERAVGMGPEHNWQNFSLMTDEVYAKAENTITGFEVTDVVVTDGKADISVDIEQGDDTQAVTLDLRSDGTEALFFRKWKLNIGLESAAVHYILRGDATAVAVNGVDIPGQDMELLRSSTMFSFLPGDYTLDASTGSPYADYPDESVSVRLNRDGTAAAQEPTVDLKPVLTDAGREEIQAGITAHLEECMKSTELMPKGCPNQWEAEDPDSYRNISWSMQTAPTLDPIESDPTGPFSVRAVNGEFILDSEVNRGDSWQPQRESYQLYWMYAGVEINGEELSLTFAD, encoded by the coding sequence ATGGGGGACAACAACAAGGTGGATTACTACGGGACGGGGGCCGGAGTATATCCAGCCTCGCCGACGCCCGGTGCCGGCACCGAAAACCAGCAGCACTGGCCAAAGCAGCAGTGGCCGCCGACGCCCGGACAGAGCGCCAAGCAGGGGCAGGCGCCGCCCCAAGCGGACCCCAAGCAGCGTAGAACCCTGATGATCGCCGGCGGAGTTACCGCGGCAGTGCTGGTGGCCCTCATCGTCGGAGGGTACTTCGGCTTCAAGCACCTGAACGAGAACGTGTACGGCCCGCAGGTGCTGGCAGAAGAGTATCTGCAGGCAATCGTCGACGGGGACGTGGAACGGGCCGTCGGCATGGGTCCCGAACACAATTGGCAGAACTTCTCCTTGATGACCGATGAGGTCTACGCCAAGGCGGAAAACACGATCACCGGCTTCGAAGTGACGGATGTGGTGGTCACCGACGGCAAGGCTGACATCAGCGTCGACATCGAGCAGGGCGACGACACCCAAGCGGTAACCCTGGACCTGCGCAGCGATGGCACTGAGGCGTTGTTCTTTCGCAAATGGAAGCTGAACATCGGCCTGGAGAGCGCCGCGGTGCACTACATACTGCGGGGGGATGCAACTGCCGTGGCCGTCAACGGTGTGGACATTCCCGGCCAGGACATGGAGCTGCTCCGAAGCAGCACGATGTTTAGTTTCCTGCCCGGCGATTACACCCTGGATGCCTCTACCGGTAGTCCCTACGCCGATTATCCTGACGAGTCGGTGAGCGTGCGGCTGAACCGGGACGGCACTGCTGCTGCGCAGGAACCCACCGTTGACCTGAAACCGGTTCTGACGGACGCCGGCCGCGAGGAAATTCAGGCCGGGATAACGGCCCACCTCGAAGAATGCATGAAGTCCACGGAACTGATGCCGAAGGGCTGCCCGAACCAGTGGGAGGCCGAGGATCCGGATAGTTACCGGAACATCTCCTGGAGCATGCAGACTGCCCCCACCCTCGACCCCATCGAAAGCGATCCCACGGGACCGTTTTCGGTGAGGGCCGTGAACGGGGAATTCATCTTGGACTCCGAAGTGAACCGGGGCGACTCGTGGCAACCGCAGCGGGAGAGCTACCAGCTTTACTGGATGTACGCCGGTGTGGAGATCAACGGCGAGGAACTGTCCCTCACCTTCGCTGACTGA
- a CDS encoding phytoene desaturase family protein, whose protein sequence is MSDVSVVGAGPNGLAAAVIMARAGLEVEVFETQSTVGGGSRTKELMEPGHLHDICSAVHPMALASPFFRSFGLDRRINLVVPEISYASPLDGGRAALAYRNLDRTVEGLGRDGAAYRGLMEPLVRRSEAITELLMGSLLSVPRDPIALASFGLAALDQGTPLWNRRFLEDAAPALLSGVAAHPVGKMPSLPSAGGGLMLGTLAHSVGWPIPVGGSQAIAEAMADDLRAHGGKISTGHRITSLDEVAGSRAIILDVSPSVLLELGGERLPPRYARALERFRYGNAACKVDFILSGPVPWANPEMSRTGTAHLGGTRAELAAAEADVAAGRHPARPYVLLSQPSGFDPTRAPAGRSVLWSYCHVPAGSTVDMTEAVTAQIERFAPGFRDVIVDSRVTTAADLAQYNANYVGGDFGGGAVTLAQMLIRPVLSPKPWRTALPGVYLSSASTPPGPGVHGMGGLHAAKLALKDVFGLPMPSLEPVHGAR, encoded by the coding sequence ATGAGCGATGTCAGTGTAGTCGGGGCCGGTCCCAACGGACTCGCGGCGGCGGTCATCATGGCCCGCGCCGGCCTCGAGGTCGAGGTGTTCGAAACCCAGTCCACGGTCGGCGGCGGGAGCCGCACCAAGGAACTGATGGAACCCGGCCACCTGCACGACATCTGCTCCGCAGTGCATCCCATGGCCCTGGCCTCTCCGTTCTTCCGCAGCTTCGGACTGGACCGGCGGATTAACCTGGTGGTGCCGGAGATTTCCTACGCCTCGCCGCTCGACGGCGGCCGCGCCGCCCTGGCGTACCGGAACCTGGACCGGACGGTGGAGGGGCTCGGAAGGGACGGTGCCGCCTACCGGGGGCTGATGGAGCCGCTGGTCCGGCGCAGCGAGGCAATCACCGAACTGCTGATGGGTTCCCTCCTGAGTGTTCCCCGGGATCCGATTGCGCTGGCAAGCTTCGGACTGGCCGCCCTGGACCAGGGCACGCCGCTGTGGAACCGGCGGTTCTTGGAAGACGCGGCGCCGGCGCTGCTCTCCGGCGTAGCGGCGCATCCGGTGGGGAAAATGCCCTCGCTGCCTTCCGCTGGCGGCGGGTTGATGCTGGGCACCCTCGCCCATTCAGTCGGCTGGCCCATCCCGGTAGGCGGTTCCCAGGCCATCGCCGAGGCGATGGCCGACGATCTGCGGGCGCACGGCGGAAAGATTTCCACCGGCCACCGCATCACCTCCCTGGACGAGGTGGCGGGCTCCCGGGCCATCATCCTCGACGTCTCCCCGTCGGTGCTGCTGGAGCTGGGCGGGGAGCGCCTGCCGCCGCGTTATGCGCGGGCGCTGGAACGCTTCCGCTACGGCAATGCTGCCTGCAAGGTGGACTTCATCCTCTCCGGCCCGGTCCCCTGGGCCAATCCGGAGATGTCCCGCACCGGCACCGCCCACCTGGGCGGCACCCGGGCGGAATTGGCCGCAGCGGAGGCCGACGTCGCGGCCGGCCGGCACCCTGCCCGCCCCTATGTCCTGTTGTCCCAGCCCAGCGGCTTCGATCCCACCCGGGCGCCCGCGGGCCGTTCCGTGCTCTGGTCCTACTGCCATGTGCCCGCCGGATCCACGGTGGACATGACAGAAGCGGTCACGGCGCAGATCGAGCGTTTCGCGCCCGGATTCCGTGATGTGATTGTCGATTCGCGGGTGACGACGGCGGCGGACCTGGCACAGTACAACGCCAACTACGTGGGCGGGGACTTCGGCGGCGGGGCGGTGACGCTGGCCCAGATGCTGATTCGTCCGGTCCTGTCCCCGAAGCCGTGGCGCACGGCGCTTCCCGGTGTCTACCTCAGCTCGGCGTCAACCCCGCCGGGACCGGGCGTCCACGGGATGGGTGGCCTGCATGCTGCGAAGCTGGCACTGAAGGACGTGTTCGGGCTGCCGATGCCGTCGCTGGAACCCGTGCACGGAGCCCGTTAG